In Paenibacillus sp. J23TS9, a single genomic region encodes these proteins:
- a CDS encoding serine hydrolase has product MDFKPLSKFIDRITDWRIPWAEVLVLYQNQEVFRYRSGYADLEGRIPIHDRQIIRLYSLSKILTCTAALQLVDKGELLLNDPLSDYLPEYGEMTVKVTLPSGEVTFEKAKRPIRVRDLFTMSAGLSYDIRSPSILEVVRRTSGRAPTREVAAVIAKEPLLFEPGARWSYSLSHDVLAALVEAVDGRRFGAYVRDEITGPLGMRDTGFDVPDEDRSRLAPQYEYSESLSKPVLKDGNDYMLGSEYESGGAGLFSTVNDYALFLNTLTNQGTSPEGIRILAAETVELMRTDHLSEAMRSHFSWSQLAGYGYGLGVRTHCSKKTSGSLSPLGEFGWSGAAGALAIIDPSSQVTVMYAQHMLNNQEPYVHPRLRNLVYTCL; this is encoded by the coding sequence ATGGACTTCAAACCGCTATCAAAGTTTATCGACCGGATCACGGATTGGCGTATTCCATGGGCAGAGGTTCTGGTTCTGTACCAAAATCAAGAGGTGTTCCGGTACCGCAGCGGCTATGCTGACTTGGAAGGACGTATTCCCATCCACGACAGGCAAATCATTCGGCTGTATTCGCTGAGCAAAATCCTGACCTGCACAGCAGCACTTCAGCTGGTAGATAAGGGAGAGCTGCTGTTAAATGATCCGCTGTCGGACTATCTTCCCGAATATGGTGAGATGACCGTGAAGGTGACCTTACCGAGCGGTGAAGTTACTTTCGAGAAAGCAAAGAGACCGATCAGGGTACGGGATCTCTTTACCATGTCGGCAGGGCTCTCTTACGATATCCGTTCGCCTTCGATCCTGGAAGTCGTAAGACGCACAAGCGGCAGAGCTCCGACTCGCGAGGTAGCGGCGGTGATTGCGAAAGAACCGCTGCTGTTCGAACCGGGTGCGAGGTGGAGCTACAGCTTGAGCCATGACGTTCTTGCCGCTTTAGTCGAAGCGGTGGACGGAAGACGGTTCGGTGCCTACGTCCGGGATGAAATCACCGGCCCGCTTGGGATGCGGGATACCGGCTTCGATGTACCGGATGAAGATCGAAGCCGGTTGGCTCCGCAGTATGAATATAGCGAGTCCTTAAGCAAACCTGTTCTCAAAGATGGGAACGATTACATGCTCGGTTCGGAATACGAGAGCGGCGGTGCCGGATTATTCTCCACCGTGAATGACTATGCTCTCTTTCTAAATACGCTTACCAATCAGGGAACAAGCCCTGAAGGTATTCGGATACTGGCTGCCGAGACAGTTGAGCTTATGCGAACGGATCACTTGTCTGAGGCAATGCGCAGCCATTTCTCCTGGTCGCAGCTTGCGGGGTATGGCTACGGGCTGGGTGTTCGCACCCATTGTTCTAAGAAGACTAGCGGATCGCTTAGCCCACTCGGTGAATTCGGCTGGAGCGGCGCGGCTGGCGCTCTTGCTATCATCGATCCGTCATCTCAGGTGACCGTCATGTATGCGCAGCATATGTTGAACAATCAAGAGCCCTATGTACATCCTCGCTTGAGAAATTTGGTTTACACTTGCTTGTAA
- a CDS encoding polysaccharide deacetylase family protein has translation MRIRYDRFPGGVHKAITLSFDDGRIHDRRLVEKFNAYGLKGTFHLNSGTLGKEGFLTREEVRPLFMGHEVSAHTVSHPFLEQSPIEQMVQEITEDRKGLEALVGYPVRGMSYPFGTYNEQLVSLLPSLGIEYARTAANEFGFNMPSDFLRWHPTCHYRQMVEYANQLLALKQRHTRMALLYVWGHSYEFENDNNWELIDRFGELVAGNESIWFATNAEIVSYMQALRQLRFSADYRMVHNPSAQSVWVSVEADIVELAAGQLTVLG, from the coding sequence ATGAGGATTCGTTATGATCGTTTTCCTGGTGGAGTTCATAAGGCTATCACCCTCAGTTTTGATGATGGGCGGATTCATGACAGGAGACTGGTCGAGAAGTTTAATGCATATGGTCTTAAAGGTACGTTTCACTTAAACAGCGGCACTCTCGGAAAAGAGGGGTTTCTTACGCGGGAGGAGGTACGGCCTCTGTTCATGGGGCATGAAGTATCGGCTCATACCGTCAGCCATCCTTTTCTCGAACAGTCCCCGATCGAACAAATGGTGCAGGAAATCACGGAGGACCGTAAGGGGCTGGAAGCTCTTGTTGGTTATCCCGTACGTGGAATGAGCTATCCTTTTGGTACATATAACGAACAGCTCGTCTCGCTGTTACCCTCACTCGGGATTGAATATGCCCGGACAGCAGCAAACGAGTTCGGGTTCAATATGCCGTCAGACTTCCTAAGATGGCATCCGACCTGCCATTATCGGCAAATGGTGGAATATGCCAATCAATTATTGGCTTTAAAGCAGCGGCATACCCGGATGGCTTTGCTCTATGTATGGGGGCATAGCTATGAGTTTGAGAATGACAACAATTGGGAGCTGATCGATCGGTTTGGAGAACTCGTTGCCGGAAATGAAAGCATTTGGTTTGCTACCAACGCTGAAATCGTTTCTTATATGCAGGCATTGCGGCAGCTCCGTTTCTCAGCCGATTACCGAATGGTCCATAATCCGTCTGCACAAAGTGTATGGGTAAGCGTGGAAGCGGACATCGTTGAGCTGGCGGCAGGCCAATTGACCGTACTTGGCTAA
- a CDS encoding PucR family transcriptional regulator, with protein MGVTVKDLLQLPSFRGAQVVTGISRLHQTVSSLSVLEVADVNFFSQIIQTVQEEWYAEELVISSFYSIKDSVEQQCKTVQYLHDLGEVGLILYYVGIVMPDIADEVLELAESLNFIIICMPRNDYSLRYNEVIYEVMEAIVSNQHVNEHFVNESLEKVSLLPEHLRSVEITLKLLSDRMKANIVLTNSNLDIINRVMWPRNSSLPVADLIRSMAPSILNGRVGEDELNSSCFVEYKRVHQKNGETLYLFLIKENTKLPPKTMDQISEVVQVAINLWGDKHNEVSEYALVKAIVNDESEKMRRLANLLYIDVSAIQMMWLVYIQDLSEEKRIREDLKAHLSQYYKTAVIQTIDHGIVVLLGDCSHKYNEFDIAAEYIETTSLSAEISSIVYSPRMRNTQDVRRMYQLVNEASKEVHRVYHNRKLYTAAEVRSLKRAIDLSKQGEETTEECLSVMEPILDDPDALQTLTTFLLDAKGNMDDCSKLLFVHKNTVKYRIKKICELIGYDVTINSESYDVYTACMVHRLIHN; from the coding sequence ATTGGGGTAACCGTTAAAGATTTACTGCAGCTGCCTTCATTTAGAGGAGCTCAGGTAGTCACTGGAATAAGCAGGCTTCATCAGACCGTTTCCTCTTTATCTGTTTTAGAGGTGGCGGATGTTAATTTCTTCTCGCAAATCATTCAAACCGTTCAAGAAGAATGGTATGCCGAAGAGCTGGTCATCAGCTCTTTTTATTCCATAAAGGACAGCGTGGAGCAGCAGTGCAAAACGGTTCAATATTTGCATGACCTTGGTGAAGTGGGATTGATTCTGTACTATGTCGGCATTGTAATGCCGGATATCGCGGATGAAGTGCTCGAGCTGGCCGAATCCCTGAATTTTATTATCATTTGCATGCCGAGAAACGATTACTCTCTCCGGTATAATGAAGTCATTTATGAAGTCATGGAGGCGATCGTCAGCAACCAGCATGTGAATGAGCATTTCGTGAATGAATCACTGGAAAAGGTTTCACTGCTGCCGGAACATTTGCGGAGCGTGGAAATTACCCTTAAACTGCTGTCGGACCGGATGAAAGCGAACATCGTGCTGACGAACAGCAACCTGGATATCATCAATCGTGTCATGTGGCCGCGCAATTCATCGCTCCCTGTTGCGGATCTGATCCGGTCCATGGCGCCTTCCATTTTGAACGGCAGAGTGGGAGAAGATGAGCTGAATTCATCCTGCTTTGTTGAATACAAGCGGGTTCATCAAAAAAACGGGGAGACCCTGTACCTGTTTCTCATTAAAGAGAATACGAAGCTGCCTCCAAAGACCATGGATCAAATCAGCGAGGTGGTACAGGTGGCCATCAATTTATGGGGAGACAAGCATAACGAGGTCAGCGAATACGCCTTGGTTAAAGCGATCGTGAATGACGAAAGCGAAAAAATGCGCAGATTGGCCAATTTGCTATATATTGACGTTTCCGCCATCCAAATGATGTGGCTCGTTTACATTCAGGATTTGTCGGAGGAAAAAAGGATACGGGAAGACTTAAAAGCACATCTCTCCCAATATTACAAAACCGCGGTCATTCAAACGATCGATCACGGCATTGTCGTCTTGTTAGGGGATTGTTCCCATAAATACAATGAGTTTGATATCGCGGCGGAGTATATCGAAACCACGAGTCTCAGCGCTGAAATATCCAGCATCGTGTATTCTCCCCGGATGCGCAACACCCAGGACGTACGCCGGATGTATCAGCTCGTCAACGAAGCGTCCAAAGAAGTTCACCGTGTCTATCATAACCGCAAACTATACACCGCGGCTGAAGTCCGTTCCCTGAAACGGGCCATCGACCTCAGCAAACAAGGAGAAGAAACAACTGAAGAATGCTTGTCCGTCATGGAGCCGATCCTGGATGACCCTGACGCTTTGCAAACCCTGACGACGTTTCTCCTGGATGCGAAAGGGAATATGGATGACTGCAGCAAGCTGTTGTTCGTCCACAAAAACACGGTGAAATATCGCATTAAAAAAATCTGCGAGCTCATAGGATATGATGTAACCATCAATTCGGAATCGTATGATGTTTATACCGCCTGCATGGTCCACCGTCTCATTCATAACTAG
- a CDS encoding AraC family transcriptional regulator, whose protein sequence is MNCLELTIPPLPQLVTIGHSIWNPGQQHLSRSFHAYDMLFVLKGILYMTEDDVPYEITEGSLLVLEPNRLHAGHRPCEEETEIYWLHLAHSAPVRTMDSGQIPWSTPFTKSSNLDVTPQRQVMYIPKYTSLHTPSILPYLLRMMELHQSLSPAASLPLQWQLVGLLTELQTALRLQYAPRSRILCDQTITYLEQHVTRPFDAKHMVETLHFHFDYLSRCLKKYTGLSPLQYLHELQISKAKSLLENTGLPVSEIGVHVGIENPNYFIRLFRKKMGMTPGQYRNTRLGRT, encoded by the coding sequence ATGAATTGTCTTGAGCTAACCATTCCTCCACTTCCGCAATTGGTGACGATCGGTCACTCCATCTGGAACCCGGGGCAACAACACCTGAGCCGTTCCTTCCATGCGTATGACATGCTATTCGTGTTGAAGGGCATCTTGTACATGACGGAAGATGATGTACCTTACGAAATCACGGAAGGCTCCTTGCTTGTGCTCGAGCCGAACCGCCTGCATGCCGGGCATCGCCCTTGCGAGGAAGAAACCGAAATTTATTGGCTCCATTTGGCCCACTCTGCGCCTGTCCGGACGATGGATAGCGGACAAATTCCATGGTCGACTCCTTTCACGAAGAGTTCCAACCTGGATGTCACCCCGCAGCGGCAGGTCATGTATATTCCTAAATACACGAGCCTGCATACCCCTAGCATTCTTCCATACCTGCTGCGGATGATGGAGCTTCATCAAAGCTTGTCACCCGCAGCGTCCTTACCGTTGCAGTGGCAGCTGGTTGGCTTGTTGACAGAATTGCAGACGGCTTTGCGCTTGCAATATGCTCCCCGCTCGAGAATACTGTGCGATCAAACGATAACCTATCTCGAGCAGCATGTAACCCGTCCCTTCGATGCGAAGCATATGGTAGAAACGCTTCATTTCCATTTTGACTATCTCTCGCGCTGCCTGAAGAAATACACGGGGCTGAGCCCTCTTCAATACCTGCACGAGCTGCAGATCAGTAAAGCCAAATCCCTTTTGGAAAATACAGGTCTCCCCGTATCCGAAATCGGTGTGCATGTAGGAATCGAGAATCCCAATTATTTTATTCGCTTATTTCGAAAAAAGATGGGAATGACACCCGGGCAATATCGAAATACCCGATTGGGCCGGACTTGA
- a CDS encoding AraC family transcriptional regulator: MNRKSHYLDLGLEPDFVFRIEKCPLTQDFSVHQHDYSELVVILGGTATHIIEGREYPISAGQVFFIHGNVSHGYKDVDHIQYVNVMFHPDQIAQLQELKLMPGFQALFYFEPFYRKEMNFKGMLTLNDEQLQQVEGLLDVILNEHDQRPEGYRMLIRLYFTALIGLLSRYYVANNGLLQNKALRIAESITYLEEHFQQPLSLDALAGKAYLSKRQFLREFVRNFQTTPMDYVIRRRLDYSCTLLRNPDLSILQVAQESGFRDQNYYARQFKKSYLCTPTEYRDKYI; encoded by the coding sequence ATGAATAGAAAAAGCCATTACCTGGACCTGGGGCTGGAACCGGACTTTGTTTTTCGCATCGAAAAGTGCCCTCTAACTCAAGATTTTAGTGTCCATCAACATGACTATTCCGAGCTGGTTGTCATTCTTGGAGGTACCGCAACTCACATTATTGAAGGAAGGGAGTATCCGATCTCGGCCGGGCAGGTATTCTTCATCCACGGCAATGTTTCCCATGGCTATAAGGACGTGGATCATATTCAGTACGTCAACGTCATGTTTCATCCCGACCAGATCGCTCAACTGCAGGAACTGAAGCTGATGCCCGGCTTTCAAGCCTTATTCTATTTCGAACCGTTCTATCGGAAGGAAATGAACTTTAAAGGGATGCTTACCTTGAATGATGAGCAGCTGCAGCAAGTAGAGGGTTTGCTTGATGTCATTCTGAATGAGCATGATCAGAGGCCGGAAGGTTATCGGATGCTGATCCGCTTATACTTTACGGCACTCATAGGTCTGCTCTCCCGGTATTATGTGGCTAACAACGGGTTGCTTCAGAACAAAGCGCTGCGAATTGCCGAGTCCATTACGTACTTGGAGGAACACTTTCAACAGCCCCTGAGTCTGGATGCGCTGGCGGGAAAAGCCTATTTATCCAAAAGACAGTTTCTTCGCGAATTCGTAAGGAACTTCCAAACGACGCCCATGGACTATGTGATCCGGCGGAGGCTGGATTATTCCTGCACGCTGCTGCGTAATCCCGACTTGTCCATTTTGCAGGTGGCTCAAGAGAGCGGATTCCGGGACCAGAATTATTACGCTCGCCAGTTCAAGAAGAGTTACCTGTGTACGCCTACGGAATACCGGGACAAATATATCTGA
- a CDS encoding beta-galactosidase trimerization domain-containing protein yields the protein MRFRQVHLDFHTSEAIVPIVDCFDKRQFQDMLKLGHVDSITVFSKCHHGWAYHPSEANEIHPGLNFDLLAAQIEAAHEINVKTPVYLSAGLDEKLARRHPEWLIRDKNDRTNWAEGFMQPGYHQFCMNSPYLDILIEQVREVVQRYDVDGVFLDIVGIRKCYCHNCVDAIRRKGHDPRNEEAMQNLWESTYANYTARVKETVESVKPGLPIFHNGGHIKRGRRDLAAMNTHLELESLPTGGWGYDHFPLSARYVQTLGYDFLGMTGKFHTAWGEFGGYKHPNALRYETALSLAHGAKCSIGDQLHPDGRMDPATYELIGKAFQEVESKEAWCVNATNVADVALLSLEAAGVHPKAKENASHSNSDAGAVRMLLEGKILFDVIDMEHDFSAYQVLILPDYVAVNDELKDKLELFLNKGGKILATGWSGLNQEGTRFAIDFGVQYLGVNPYRPDYFRPLFKPESLREASFIMYTEGQKLSLAGGTELGSRKDPYFNRDVYTFCSHQHTPSSDVYGGPGMVEGSSGIYLAWNAFEDYANQGSLILKETILYALNRLLPDKTLNTDLPAQGVTTLQEQKEEKRLVHHLLYASPVRRGKNIEVIEDIIPLYDVEVSIRTPHQVKSVYLAPQVQSISFQCVNGSVSYTVPKLECHQMVVIDYD from the coding sequence ATGCGATTCCGTCAAGTCCATCTGGATTTCCACACCTCGGAGGCCATTGTCCCGATCGTGGACTGTTTTGACAAAAGGCAGTTTCAAGACATGCTGAAGCTAGGACATGTCGATTCCATAACGGTGTTCTCCAAGTGCCATCATGGCTGGGCATATCATCCATCGGAGGCCAATGAGATTCATCCGGGCTTAAACTTCGATTTGCTTGCGGCCCAGATCGAGGCAGCTCATGAAATCAACGTAAAAACACCGGTATACCTATCGGCCGGATTGGATGAAAAACTGGCCCGGCGGCATCCTGAGTGGCTCATACGAGACAAGAATGATCGAACGAATTGGGCCGAAGGCTTCATGCAGCCAGGCTATCATCAGTTTTGCATGAACTCACCTTATCTCGATATTCTGATCGAACAGGTTCGGGAAGTGGTTCAGCGGTATGACGTAGACGGCGTGTTTCTAGATATTGTAGGTATTCGCAAATGTTACTGTCATAACTGCGTAGATGCCATACGCCGTAAGGGGCATGACCCTCGGAATGAGGAAGCGATGCAAAACCTCTGGGAGAGCACATACGCTAATTACACAGCCAGGGTAAAAGAAACCGTAGAATCGGTAAAACCAGGCCTGCCAATTTTCCATAACGGCGGACATATTAAGCGCGGTCGTCGCGACTTGGCTGCAATGAATACCCATTTGGAACTGGAGTCGCTGCCTACCGGCGGATGGGGTTATGACCATTTTCCGCTTTCGGCCAGGTACGTACAGACGCTCGGATACGATTTTCTGGGCATGACCGGAAAATTTCATACCGCGTGGGGAGAATTCGGCGGGTATAAGCATCCGAACGCGCTTCGTTATGAAACCGCTCTCAGCCTCGCCCATGGTGCGAAATGTTCGATTGGAGACCAGCTTCATCCTGACGGCCGCATGGATCCGGCAACCTATGAATTAATCGGCAAGGCTTTTCAAGAGGTCGAGAGCAAAGAAGCATGGTGCGTGAATGCCACGAACGTCGCGGATGTAGCCCTTTTGTCATTGGAAGCAGCAGGCGTGCACCCGAAAGCCAAAGAGAACGCAAGCCACTCCAATTCGGATGCAGGCGCTGTACGAATGCTGCTGGAGGGTAAAATCCTGTTTGATGTCATTGATATGGAGCATGATTTTTCGGCTTATCAAGTATTGATTTTGCCGGATTATGTGGCGGTGAATGACGAGCTGAAGGATAAGTTGGAACTATTTTTGAATAAGGGAGGTAAGATTCTCGCCACAGGCTGGTCGGGTCTAAATCAAGAAGGCACTCGCTTTGCCATTGACTTTGGAGTTCAATATCTCGGGGTTAATCCTTACCGTCCTGATTACTTTCGTCCTTTGTTCAAGCCTGAGAGCTTGAGGGAAGCTTCCTTCATTATGTATACGGAAGGCCAGAAGCTCTCGCTTGCGGGCGGAACGGAGCTTGGAAGCAGGAAAGACCCGTATTTTAACCGCGATGTTTATACCTTCTGCTCGCACCAGCATACGCCAAGCAGCGATGTCTATGGAGGACCGGGCATGGTAGAGGGCAGCAGCGGAATTTATCTGGCCTGGAATGCGTTTGAGGATTACGCAAACCAAGGAAGTCTGATATTGAAGGAAACGATCCTGTACGCGCTGAACCGCCTGCTGCCTGACAAGACACTTAATACCGATCTGCCAGCTCAAGGCGTGACTACCCTGCAGGAGCAGAAGGAAGAGAAAAGGCTGGTCCATCATCTGCTGTATGCGTCACCGGTTCGCCGCGGAAAAAATATCGAAGTGATTGAGGATATTATACCTCTATATGATGTTGAGGTGTCCATCCGGACTCCCCATCAGGTGAAGAGTGTATATTTGGCGCCGCAAGTTCAGTCCATTTCCTTTCAGTGCGTGAATGGATCGGTGTCTTACACCGTTCCAAAACTGGAATGCCATCAGATGGTCGTCATCGATTATGATTGA
- a CDS encoding GyrI-like domain-containing protein, which yields MSKKVDYKKDFKNLYLPKTLPDIVEVPRMLFFTISGSGDPNGEEFAKVIEALYSLSYAVRMSYKSDDVPAGYYEYTVFPLEGVWDLLDRTKPATDKSNFKYTMMIRQPDFLTEKGFVRFLEQTKRKKPNPFLEKVRFEQVADGLSCQMMHMGSFDDEPESFAQMEAFCTVHGFIRTSKIHREIYLSDPRKTEPAKLKTVLRFPVEKC from the coding sequence GTGAGCAAAAAGGTAGATTATAAAAAAGATTTTAAGAACCTCTATTTGCCAAAAACATTACCGGATATCGTGGAAGTGCCGAGGATGCTGTTTTTTACGATCAGTGGTTCGGGGGACCCTAACGGCGAGGAGTTTGCCAAGGTCATAGAGGCTTTGTACAGTTTAAGTTATGCTGTGAGAATGTCATACAAAAGTGATGATGTACCAGCGGGATACTATGAATATACGGTTTTTCCACTTGAGGGCGTATGGGACTTGCTTGATCGGACAAAGCCTGCGACAGACAAAAGCAATTTTAAATATACGATGATGATACGTCAGCCCGATTTTTTGACCGAAAAAGGGTTTGTGCGATTTCTGGAACAGACGAAGAGAAAGAAACCGAATCCTTTCCTCGAGAAAGTCCGGTTCGAACAAGTGGCAGATGGATTAAGCTGTCAAATGATGCATATGGGAAGCTTTGACGATGAGCCGGAAAGTTTTGCGCAAATGGAAGCATTCTGTACAGTACATGGATTTATCCGTACAAGCAAAATTCATCGGGAAATCTATTTGTCAGATCCTCGAAAGACCGAACCAGCCAAGTTGAAGACGGTGCTAAGATTCCCTGTGGAAAAATGCTGA